The Armatimonadota bacterium genome window below encodes:
- a CDS encoding HD domain-containing phosphohydrolase: MRIVEARVEGIQVPGEVVRRALAGLLVASPLGGILLLVAQPSWDVRVEAPVAHFYVVTLVSLVGFGLSAAVLRASRRVADARALWLGLGFLSISGFFLVHALTTPHVLVGPNATVGLAARLSLLVGAVAFALSAVPWGNAWNARLLWVRGILLAVFVVGILAFGAGSFLAELHPRPAPSHAAPEAYGGYEMPSPSPSPESPRFDALSALVVLLFGGAAWRYLRDYRTAGLPAHAALAAGLVFLGEAQVSMTVSPTWALSWWAYHGLVLGGFASCLVGFGGAYNTRGSLGGLLEVLFAGDLIDRIESGYSEAVFALVAAMEARDPYTHGHSARVAQLAVLIGEAMHLPPEVLRSLGRAGRIHDIGKIAIPDHILRKPGPLTEEEYVLIRQHPRIGHDIVRQIPSLRRELPAILYHHEWYDGRGYPEGLAGERIPLSARILAVADVYDALTSERPYRRAWTHERAVAHIRNMAGSQFDPRCVEAFLQVVDRWRARQAVGPDAQDA; this comes from the coding sequence ATGCGGATTGTGGAGGCGCGGGTAGAGGGGATCCAGGTGCCCGGGGAGGTCGTCCGGAGGGCGCTCGCGGGGCTCCTCGTCGCCAGTCCCCTCGGAGGCATCCTCCTGCTGGTCGCGCAGCCCAGCTGGGATGTCCGGGTGGAGGCGCCCGTGGCGCACTTCTACGTGGTGACCCTGGTGAGCCTCGTGGGGTTCGGGCTCTCCGCCGCGGTTTTGCGGGCCTCCCGGAGGGTGGCGGATGCCCGGGCTTTGTGGCTGGGGCTGGGGTTTTTAAGCATCTCGGGCTTCTTCCTGGTCCACGCCCTCACCACTCCCCACGTGCTCGTGGGACCGAACGCCACCGTGGGTCTCGCCGCACGCCTGAGCCTGCTGGTGGGGGCCGTGGCCTTCGCCCTGAGCGCGGTCCCCTGGGGGAACGCCTGGAACGCCCGTCTCCTCTGGGTCCGTGGGATCCTCCTTGCCGTGTTCGTGGTGGGCATCCTGGCGTTTGGGGCAGGTTCGTTCCTAGCAGAACTGCATCCTCGGCCGGCCCCCTCCCACGCGGCGCCAGAGGCCTACGGTGGTTACGAGATGCCCTCCCCTTCTCCGTCTCCGGAGAGCCCGCGGTTCGATGCGTTGAGCGCCCTCGTGGTCCTCCTGTTCGGAGGGGCCGCCTGGCGCTATCTGCGGGACTACCGGACCGCGGGATTACCGGCCCACGCGGCCCTCGCGGCGGGCTTGGTGTTCCTCGGCGAGGCCCAGGTCTCCATGACGGTCTCTCCCACATGGGCCCTGAGCTGGTGGGCCTACCACGGGCTCGTCCTTGGAGGCTTCGCCTCCTGCCTGGTGGGGTTCGGAGGGGCCTACAACACCCGTGGGTCTCTCGGGGGACTGCTGGAGGTGCTGTTCGCGGGGGACCTCATCGACCGCATCGAGTCGGGCTACAGCGAGGCGGTGTTTGCCCTCGTAGCCGCCATGGAGGCCCGCGATCCCTACACGCACGGTCACTCCGCCCGGGTGGCCCAGCTCGCGGTGCTCATCGGGGAGGCCATGCACCTGCCTCCGGAGGTTCTCCGGTCCCTGGGGAGGGCGGGCCGGATCCACGACATCGGAAAGATCGCCATCCCCGACCACATCCTCCGCAAGCCGGGTCCGCTCACGGAAGAGGAGTACGTCCTCATCCGGCAGCACCCTCGGATCGGCCACGACATCGTGCGCCAGATCCCCTCCCTGAGGCGGGAGCTTCCCGCCATCTTGTACCACCACGAGTGGTACGATGGTCGCGGCTATCCCGAGGGCTTGGCCGGAGAGCGCATTCCCCTTTCGGCCCGGATCCTCGCGGTGGCAGACGTCTACGACGCCCTCACCTCCGAGCGCCCGTACCGGAGGGCGTGGACCCACGAGAGGGCGGTGGCCCACATCCGGAATATGGCCGGCTCTCAATTCGATCCCCGTTGCGTGGAGGCTTTCCTCCAGGTGGTGGATCGGTGGCGGGCGCGGCAGGCTGTGGGTCCGGACGCTCAGGACGCCTAG
- a CDS encoding GGDEF domain-containing protein — protein sequence MDSLPDHGGLRRAERTRGLLLGALGYALGLGILLVFRATDQARFAWRDFWATAAWTTGVQGFLLLVVRRGYDRLVRTWDPHFVYVPLLFAIALLTRYIALVPEARTTLLVGWFVALPFAAGYGSFWPLLGLTGLMGVAYLAAVVGSPPWEGVRQTGIRPAAEVMQVLMLAAAGGIMSATLDRMRRQRERNRALRQELGRLNRVLAEMAMTDPLTGLHNRRYLEAVMAQECARAGRSGHRFALALLDLDNFKTYNDTFGHPAGDDLLREVARVMRASLRAGDIVARYGGEEFAVILFDVTGAQAHRVLEGLRRRIEEATREPLTASVGVALCPDHGTDPEVLVRLADEALYRAKALGKNRTELAN from the coding sequence ATGGATTCCCTACCGGATCACGGGGGGCTTCGGCGCGCGGAGCGCACGCGGGGCCTCCTGCTGGGGGCCCTGGGGTATGCCCTGGGGCTAGGGATCCTCCTGGTGTTCCGCGCCACGGATCAGGCCCGTTTCGCCTGGCGGGACTTCTGGGCCACCGCGGCCTGGACCACGGGGGTCCAGGGGTTTTTGCTCCTCGTGGTGCGTCGGGGGTACGACCGCTTGGTCCGCACCTGGGATCCGCACTTCGTCTACGTCCCCCTCCTGTTCGCCATCGCCCTCCTCACCCGGTACATCGCCCTGGTCCCGGAGGCCCGGACCACCCTCCTGGTGGGCTGGTTCGTCGCCCTTCCCTTCGCCGCAGGGTACGGATCCTTCTGGCCCCTCCTGGGCCTCACGGGGCTCATGGGCGTGGCCTACCTCGCGGCGGTGGTGGGATCCCCGCCCTGGGAGGGCGTGCGCCAGACCGGGATCCGGCCGGCGGCGGAGGTGATGCAGGTCCTGATGCTGGCGGCCGCGGGTGGGATCATGAGCGCCACCCTGGATCGGATGCGCCGGCAGAGGGAGCGGAACCGGGCCCTGCGCCAGGAGCTCGGCCGGCTCAACCGGGTCCTGGCGGAGATGGCCATGACCGATCCCCTCACGGGCCTCCACAATCGCCGCTACCTGGAGGCGGTGATGGCCCAGGAGTGCGCGCGGGCCGGCCGATCCGGGCATCGGTTCGCCCTGGCCCTCCTGGACCTCGACAACTTCAAAACCTACAACGATACCTTCGGGCACCCCGCGGGCGACGACCTTCTCCGGGAGGTGGCGCGGGTCATGCGGGCAAGCCTGCGGGCTGGGGACATAGTTGCCCGGTACGGCGGGGAGGAGTTCGCGGTGATCCTCTTCGACGTGACCGGGGCTCAAGCCCACCGGGTTCTCGAGGGACTCCGGAGGCGGATCGAGGAAGCCACCCGGGAGCCCCTCACCGCCAGCGTGGGCGTGGCCCTCTGCCCGGATCACGGCACGGATCCCGAGGTCCTGGTGCGGCTCGCGGACGAGGCCCTCTACCGAGCCAAGGCCCTTGGGAAGAACCGGACGGAACTGGCGAACTAG
- a CDS encoding GspH/FimT family pseudopilin produces the protein MRDAPVQRESGQVGFTVIETLFVVVILAILLGLAFPAYQRVVMERRVQNTTREIAADIRVAQQAAVAKSAEAKCVGVAFEESRVGVYVVPQEASFDCTDPSASGLRAYGVLLSSQEYPTGVTVEHGPDDALAFVPSGTVYPTCTGDNCTAFRVTVRGGGHVRYVCVNAAGLVTVPPPGGSCP, from the coding sequence ATGAGGGACGCTCCGGTGCAGCGGGAGAGCGGGCAGGTCGGGTTCACCGTGATCGAAACCCTCTTCGTGGTGGTGATCCTGGCCATCCTGCTGGGTCTTGCCTTTCCCGCCTACCAGCGGGTGGTGATGGAACGGCGGGTGCAGAACACCACCCGGGAGATCGCCGCGGACATTCGGGTGGCCCAGCAGGCCGCGGTGGCGAAGTCCGCGGAGGCCAAGTGCGTGGGCGTGGCGTTTGAGGAGAGCCGGGTGGGGGTGTACGTGGTCCCCCAAGAGGCCTCGTTCGATTGCACCGACCCCAGTGCTTCGGGCCTGCGGGCCTACGGGGTCCTCCTGAGTTCCCAGGAGTACCCCACGGGGGTGACCGTGGAGCACGGCCCGGACGATGCCCTGGCGTTCGTCCCATCCGGGACCGTGTACCCCACCTGCACCGGAGACAACTGCACGGCATTTCGGGTCACGGTGCGGGGCGGAGGGCATGTCCGGTACGTCTGCGTGAACGCCGCGGGGCTGGTGACGGTGCCGCCGCCGGGAGGGTCCTGTCCGTGA
- a CDS encoding prepilin-type N-terminal cleavage/methylation domain-containing protein, whose protein sequence is MRMWKDERGLTLVELLLAVVILAVALGALFTASSAMARTWAVGQHRVGVQQAGRASLDWMIRRIRLAGQGYERQWAGCLPFYKEATPTKFAFLADVAPGGVCGPFERLDYTLEGNRLVERMTGGGGTVLRALTPAEEVGEVTVTDLNFCYYDLNDQLVPDQSLTVTAGQETCSGSVQTGKLADIFRVKVRVRVWSPRLGEELVVASQATRRLEVLP, encoded by the coding sequence ATGAGGATGTGGAAGGACGAGCGGGGCCTGACGCTGGTGGAACTCCTCCTCGCCGTGGTGATCCTAGCGGTGGCCCTGGGCGCCCTGTTTACGGCCAGCAGTGCCATGGCCCGGACCTGGGCCGTGGGCCAGCACCGGGTGGGGGTGCAGCAGGCCGGGCGGGCGTCTTTGGACTGGATGATCCGGCGGATCCGACTCGCTGGACAGGGCTACGAGCGGCAGTGGGCCGGTTGTCTTCCCTTTTACAAAGAAGCCACGCCCACGAAGTTCGCGTTCCTGGCAGACGTGGCCCCGGGAGGGGTGTGCGGCCCCTTCGAGCGGCTGGACTACACCCTCGAGGGGAACCGCCTCGTGGAGCGGATGACCGGCGGTGGCGGGACCGTGCTCCGGGCGCTTACCCCCGCGGAGGAAGTAGGGGAGGTCACGGTCACGGACCTCAACTTCTGCTACTACGACCTGAACGACCAGCTGGTCCCGGATCAGTCCCTCACGGTGACGGCCGGCCAGGAGACCTGCTCGGGATCGGTCCAGACGGGGAAACTCGCCGATATCTTCCGGGTGAAGGTGCGGGTGCGGGTGTGGAGCCCACGGTTGGGAGAGGAGCTGGTGGTGGCAAGCCAGGCCACCCGGAGGCTGGAGGTGCTGCCGTGA
- the pilM gene encoding type IV pilus assembly protein PilM gives MARTPVGLDIGAAAIKVVELVRGRDGYRIARLGSTRTPLGALLEGTAADPEKLGAAIRATLEEAGIRHRRVVTALGSRAAVVREIQVPEMPEEELRNAVRFEAERYVPVAGEDLRVDYQVVGEVREGVRKQLSVLFAAARAEVVEGFVRALQVAGLGAEVLEVTTFALARVFREEAREGPILVADIGADTTEILIVQGDRLHLSRTLVTGGNTLTRAVAAALDLEPGAAEIVKEEKAVAPVGSLPVEDPTAARVAEAISPVLADVVTEIRRSAEFFLTRSGGQEIRKVLLVGGTARIPNLPAFFADELGLPVEVGDVFRYYPAERPVQDVGPAFAVATGLALRGLEA, from the coding sequence ATGGCACGCACTCCCGTAGGGCTCGACATCGGCGCCGCCGCCATCAAGGTGGTGGAGCTCGTCCGGGGCCGGGACGGCTACCGGATCGCACGCCTCGGCAGTACCCGCACCCCTCTGGGGGCGCTGCTGGAAGGGACGGCGGCAGACCCCGAGAAGCTCGGCGCGGCCATTCGGGCGACCCTTGAAGAGGCCGGCATCCGGCACCGCCGGGTGGTCACGGCCCTCGGAAGCCGGGCCGCGGTGGTGCGGGAGATCCAGGTCCCCGAGATGCCGGAGGAGGAGCTCCGCAACGCGGTCCGGTTCGAGGCAGAGCGCTACGTGCCCGTGGCCGGGGAAGACCTGCGGGTGGACTACCAGGTGGTGGGGGAGGTCCGGGAGGGAGTCCGCAAGCAGCTCAGCGTGCTCTTCGCGGCCGCCCGGGCCGAGGTGGTGGAGGGTTTCGTGCGGGCCCTGCAGGTGGCGGGGCTCGGGGCCGAGGTGCTGGAGGTCACCACCTTCGCCCTGGCCCGTGTCTTCCGGGAGGAGGCCAGGGAAGGACCGATCCTCGTGGCGGACATCGGCGCGGACACCACGGAGATCCTCATCGTCCAGGGGGATCGCCTCCACCTCTCCCGGACCCTCGTGACGGGCGGCAACACCCTCACCCGGGCGGTGGCCGCGGCCCTAGACCTCGAGCCCGGCGCCGCGGAGATCGTGAAGGAGGAGAAGGCGGTGGCCCCGGTGGGTTCCTTACCCGTGGAGGACCCCACCGCGGCCCGGGTGGCGGAGGCCATCTCCCCGGTCCTGGCAGACGTGGTGACGGAGATCCGCCGGTCCGCGGAGTTCTTCCTGACGCGGTCGGGCGGCCAGGAGATCCGGAAGGTGCTGCTGGTGGGCGGGACCGCCCGCATCCCGAATCTCCCGGCCTTCTTCGCGGACGAGTTAGGCCTCCCGGTGGAGGTGGGTGACGTCTTCCGGTACTACCCCGCCGAGCGGCCGGTGCAGGATGTGGGCCCGGCCTTCGCGGTGGCCACGGGGCTTGCCCTGAGGGGGTTGGAAGCTTGA
- a CDS encoding PilN domain-containing protein: MSIRINLLAPERRRRRITPVTVGLGALAALVMVLVVAAVVMQVRVASNRAQLARLQTEVEQLRPEAQEVERMRRVVEGLRRREALVRQFFASQIPAAEAILDLSLSIPQDSWITLFAVQGGRAVQIEGVTARDNESIALFMVNLERTPHFENVDLQVSELQRIGTQDVLRFTLTGALAGGPQPTPAGETQ, translated from the coding sequence TTGAGCATCCGCATCAACCTGCTGGCCCCGGAGCGGAGGCGGCGACGGATCACGCCCGTGACGGTGGGCCTCGGGGCCCTCGCGGCCCTGGTGATGGTCCTGGTGGTGGCTGCTGTGGTGATGCAGGTCCGGGTGGCCTCGAACCGCGCTCAGCTGGCGCGACTGCAGACGGAGGTGGAGCAGCTGCGGCCGGAGGCCCAGGAGGTAGAGCGGATGCGGCGGGTGGTGGAGGGGCTGCGCCGGCGGGAGGCCCTCGTCCGGCAGTTCTTCGCCTCCCAGATCCCGGCCGCGGAGGCCATCCTGGACCTCAGCCTCTCCATCCCGCAGGACTCCTGGATCACCCTGTTCGCGGTGCAGGGCGGCCGGGCGGTGCAGATCGAGGGGGTCACGGCCCGGGACAACGAGTCCATCGCCCTCTTCATGGTGAACCTGGAGCGCACCCCGCACTTCGAGAACGTGGACCTGCAGGTGAGCGAGCTCCAGCGTATCGGCACCCAGGACGTTCTGAGGTTCACCCTCACGGGCGCCCTCGCAGGGGGGCCGCAGCCCACGCCGGCGGGAGAGACGCAGTGA
- the pilO gene encoding type 4a pilus biogenesis protein PilO yields MTLRPREQILLVVAAALLVLVGFYYLVYLPRVAELRRLEGEIQRATAERQRLATLVASRPEVEREFNEVRGRLAELEAKLPPAREIPTLLVQLEQTVRQSRAQITLIRPGPLAAPTPPPGQRPGGQRPQEPQAPAYQQFSVELGARGDYEALVDFLQRLQNFPRLLVLSEVRMSPAGQPQPGRAPVLQLSVRATTYVLPETEARP; encoded by the coding sequence GTGACCCTGAGACCCCGCGAGCAGATCCTCCTCGTGGTGGCGGCGGCGTTGTTGGTCCTCGTGGGCTTCTACTACCTGGTGTATCTCCCCCGGGTGGCGGAGCTCCGACGGCTTGAGGGGGAGATCCAGCGGGCCACCGCGGAGCGGCAGCGCCTCGCGACCCTCGTCGCTTCCCGGCCCGAGGTAGAGCGGGAGTTCAACGAGGTGCGGGGGAGGCTCGCGGAGCTGGAGGCGAAGCTCCCACCGGCCCGGGAGATCCCAACGTTGCTGGTGCAGCTGGAACAGACCGTGCGGCAGTCCCGGGCCCAGATCACCCTGATCCGACCGGGCCCCCTCGCGGCTCCCACTCCCCCGCCGGGGCAGCGGCCCGGTGGCCAGCGCCCGCAGGAACCCCAGGCGCCCGCCTACCAGCAGTTCTCCGTGGAGCTGGGCGCTCGGGGAGACTACGAGGCCCTGGTGGACTTCCTGCAGCGGCTGCAGAACTTCCCGCGGCTGCTGGTGCTCTCGGAGGTGCGGATGAGCCCAGCTGGCCAGCCGCAGCCCGGGAGGGCGCCTGTCCTGCAACTCTCCGTGCGGGCCACCACCTATGTCCTGCCCGAGACGGAGGCAAGGCCGTGA
- a CDS encoding secretin N-terminal domain-containing protein, which produces MRRRTSALALTLTLLLGLVGTIAPAAPTAQVTEVSLRGTEGSLELTVRANGPVQYRLVDWAGKPAGLVVLDLQDAILGIPAGDLPLRHPSITRARISQHDATTVRLAIELREPRVVQVRPAQDRRGVIVAFGEPARQPILHAIRDVRISQANGAVRVEVVSDGPFTFREVSWAGKPATLVVVDLVGVQLPGGSRRIPGSGSVREVRLGEQAPGVVRLAVELREPHSVRLVRESEGRRLAVIFSGATLAGPNGKPQAQAPRQAQAPAAPAPPPGPTRECFDDLQPRPAPRVPNERRFTLSFLNERLAVILTAIARITGVNIVVSPEAGERRLTIRLLNVTLREALDLVTRPLGLAYVLVDRNVLVVPADQVPPEAAVVCHYRLQYARAEDVARVITPLLFGERLAPPAPTIVQVGPTPPPTPTPAPTPVVVRTQVTVDRATNSLLVVASRSDQARVWEIIRRLDIPEARPAPPPPSPPPPPRVTRVYRLQWIFADERPRAGTEAERILAPVGPPDPGAALAALVRQHAGLRAEDVTFDYRQNALVVTATEEQHRMIQELLAQIDVPGDQLLIEASVLDINLSDLKDLGVEWSSTLTLPFEELPTNPGQILFNPITRGPLSFQAILRLLLEQNRARVMATPRVVTRDGQPATVLVGDRIEITLPGTGPQGQAIAVTRTIEVGVRLNITPKINPEGDITLRILTDVSSLAAPPTPQLVHVRTRQAATTLRVREGSPIVLAGLIQNEERRRVVKVPVLGDIPVIGSLFRSERTEQINTEIVFIITPRRLPRVLAPPTPAPSPSPTPAP; this is translated from the coding sequence ATGAGACGACGCACATCCGCCCTCGCGCTCACGCTCACGCTGCTCCTGGGACTTGTGGGAACCATCGCTCCCGCCGCCCCGACCGCCCAGGTGACGGAGGTGTCCCTCCGGGGCACGGAGGGAAGCCTGGAACTTACGGTCCGGGCAAACGGGCCCGTGCAGTACCGGCTGGTGGACTGGGCAGGCAAACCCGCGGGACTCGTGGTGCTCGACCTGCAGGATGCCATCCTGGGAATTCCCGCCGGAGACCTCCCCCTGCGGCATCCGTCCATCACGAGGGCCCGGATCAGCCAGCACGATGCCACCACGGTTCGCCTGGCCATCGAGCTCCGGGAGCCCCGGGTGGTGCAGGTGCGGCCTGCGCAGGACCGGAGGGGGGTGATCGTGGCCTTCGGGGAGCCCGCGCGCCAGCCCATCCTGCACGCCATCCGGGACGTGCGGATCAGCCAGGCAAACGGCGCGGTGCGCGTGGAGGTGGTCTCGGACGGACCCTTCACCTTCCGGGAGGTTTCGTGGGCGGGCAAGCCCGCGACCCTGGTGGTGGTGGATCTCGTGGGCGTGCAGCTTCCCGGAGGTTCCCGGCGCATCCCGGGCTCGGGCTCGGTCCGGGAGGTGCGGCTGGGAGAGCAGGCGCCCGGCGTGGTACGGCTCGCGGTGGAGCTCCGGGAGCCACATTCGGTCCGGCTCGTGCGGGAGTCGGAGGGAAGGCGGCTCGCGGTGATTTTCTCCGGCGCCACCCTGGCCGGCCCTAACGGAAAGCCGCAGGCCCAGGCCCCTCGGCAGGCACAGGCGCCTGCCGCACCGGCCCCCCCTCCCGGTCCCACCCGGGAGTGCTTCGACGACCTCCAGCCCCGGCCTGCCCCGCGGGTCCCGAACGAGCGCCGGTTTACCCTCTCCTTCCTCAACGAGCGGCTCGCGGTGATCCTGACCGCTATCGCCCGCATCACCGGGGTGAACATCGTGGTGAGCCCGGAAGCCGGGGAGCGGCGGCTGACCATCCGGCTGCTCAACGTGACCCTGCGGGAGGCCCTGGACCTCGTCACGCGGCCGCTCGGGCTCGCCTACGTCCTCGTGGACCGGAACGTACTGGTGGTCCCCGCGGACCAGGTGCCGCCGGAGGCGGCGGTGGTGTGCCATTACCGGCTGCAGTACGCGCGGGCAGAGGACGTGGCGAGGGTGATCACCCCGCTTTTGTTCGGGGAGCGCTTAGCCCCTCCGGCTCCCACCATCGTGCAGGTGGGTCCCACCCCTCCTCCTACGCCCACTCCCGCCCCCACGCCGGTCGTCGTCCGCACGCAGGTGACGGTGGACCGGGCTACGAACTCCCTGCTCGTGGTGGCCTCCCGGTCGGATCAGGCCCGGGTGTGGGAGATCATCCGGCGGCTCGACATCCCGGAGGCCCGGCCCGCTCCCCCTCCGCCGAGCCCCCCACCTCCGCCCAGGGTCACCCGGGTCTACCGGCTGCAGTGGATCTTCGCGGACGAGCGGCCGCGGGCAGGCACGGAGGCGGAGCGGATCCTGGCCCCCGTGGGACCGCCGGATCCCGGTGCGGCGCTGGCGGCCCTGGTTCGCCAGCACGCGGGGCTGCGGGCGGAGGACGTCACCTTCGATTACCGGCAGAACGCCCTCGTGGTGACGGCCACGGAGGAGCAGCACCGGATGATCCAGGAGCTCCTGGCCCAGATCGACGTGCCGGGAGACCAGCTCCTCATCGAGGCCAGCGTGCTGGACATCAACCTGAGCGACCTCAAGGACCTGGGGGTGGAGTGGAGCAGTACCCTGACCTTACCCTTCGAGGAACTCCCCACCAACCCCGGCCAGATTCTCTTCAACCCCATCACCCGCGGCCCCCTCAGCTTCCAGGCCATCCTGCGGTTGCTCCTGGAACAGAACCGGGCCCGGGTCATGGCGACCCCCCGGGTCGTGACCCGGGACGGCCAGCCGGCCACGGTTCTGGTGGGCGACCGCATCGAGATCACCCTCCCCGGCACGGGCCCCCAGGGACAGGCCATCGCGGTCACCCGCACCATCGAGGTGGGGGTGCGGCTCAACATCACCCCGAAGATCAATCCCGAGGGCGACATCACCCTCCGGATCCTCACGGACGTGAGCTCGCTCGCCGCCCCTCCCACCCCGCAATTGGTGCACGTCCGCACCCGTCAGGCGGCCACCACCTTGCGGGTTCGGGAGGGGAGCCCCATCGTGCTCGCGGGACTGATCCAGAACGAGGAACGCCGGCGGGTGGTGAAGGTCCCGGTGCTGGGGGACATTCCGGTCATCGGGTCCCTCTTCCGGAGCGAGCGGACCGAGCAGATCAACACGGAGATCGTCTTCATCATCACGCCGCGTCGGCTGCCGAGGGTTCTGGCCCCGCCCACGCCTGCGCCCAGCCCCTCGCCCACGCCGGCGCCGTAG